A region from the Cryptosporangium minutisporangium genome encodes:
- a CDS encoding phosphatase PAP2 family protein produces MGQPEPQVAERYEAAQPSPTGNADRRLLARLLFALVAACAAAVPVALLAIVVKNVDWPVARLDLAIARGLNGYAADHQWFVDVLDWISTVGHPATFRIGATVAALWLLAVARPRLALWTLVTTWGGALLGVLLKLLVARARPVLPEAVAHADGYSFPSGHAVGAFVGCAVLLLLWLDMAKPRQRVIGWVVAGLGAAAVCFSRMGLGVHYFSDVVGGCLVGLGWVAATTIVFQVWRRETGLPAADVVNTGIEPERAEEDADTRPLPPWRDVFGEIARPLPRLLPLWIALVAVTAGVGWLVTKAFGDSAVGDLDRELPLWFADRSTPTLDDLTAFCTLIGETTTIVVVTAVGFFFARLLYRRWLEPVVILFAVVGEVWGFVLVTWLVDRERPPVAQLDEAPPTSSFPSGHTAATVCCYGILAVLAARRTRVPRPWLFAGVALAVVLIGICRIYRGMHHPTDVIAGVAYGSVWLTIVVMLLLRKSPQAEGFTARKVRS; encoded by the coding sequence ATGGGTCAGCCGGAACCGCAGGTCGCAGAGCGTTATGAGGCGGCGCAGCCGTCACCGACCGGAAACGCGGACCGCAGACTGCTGGCGCGTCTCCTGTTCGCGCTGGTGGCCGCGTGTGCCGCTGCCGTGCCGGTCGCGCTGCTGGCGATCGTGGTCAAGAACGTCGACTGGCCGGTCGCGCGGCTGGATCTGGCGATCGCCCGGGGACTGAACGGGTACGCCGCCGACCACCAGTGGTTCGTCGACGTCCTGGATTGGATCTCGACGGTCGGGCACCCGGCCACGTTCCGGATCGGCGCCACGGTGGCCGCGCTCTGGCTGCTCGCGGTCGCCCGGCCACGCCTCGCGCTCTGGACGCTGGTCACGACGTGGGGCGGCGCGCTGCTCGGCGTCCTGCTGAAGTTGCTGGTCGCGCGGGCGCGGCCGGTGTTGCCGGAGGCGGTCGCACACGCGGACGGGTACTCGTTCCCCTCCGGGCACGCGGTCGGGGCGTTCGTCGGCTGCGCTGTCCTGCTCCTCCTGTGGCTGGACATGGCGAAGCCCCGGCAGAGAGTGATCGGCTGGGTCGTGGCGGGCCTCGGCGCCGCGGCGGTCTGCTTCTCCCGCATGGGCCTGGGCGTGCACTACTTCAGCGACGTCGTCGGTGGCTGCCTCGTCGGCCTGGGGTGGGTGGCCGCGACGACGATCGTCTTCCAGGTGTGGCGCCGGGAGACCGGGCTGCCCGCGGCGGACGTGGTGAACACCGGGATCGAGCCGGAACGCGCCGAGGAGGACGCCGACACTCGTCCGCTCCCGCCGTGGCGCGACGTCTTCGGCGAGATCGCGCGGCCGTTGCCGCGTCTGTTGCCGCTCTGGATCGCGCTGGTGGCGGTTACTGCGGGTGTGGGCTGGTTGGTGACGAAAGCGTTCGGCGACTCGGCCGTCGGCGACCTCGACCGTGAACTCCCGCTCTGGTTCGCCGACCGCAGCACGCCGACGCTGGACGATCTGACCGCGTTCTGCACGCTGATCGGCGAGACCACCACGATCGTCGTCGTCACCGCCGTCGGGTTCTTCTTCGCCCGGCTGCTCTACCGCCGCTGGCTGGAACCGGTCGTGATCCTGTTCGCCGTGGTCGGCGAGGTCTGGGGGTTCGTGCTGGTGACCTGGCTGGTCGACCGCGAGCGGCCGCCGGTGGCGCAGCTCGACGAGGCGCCGCCGACCAGCAGTTTCCCGTCCGGCCACACGGCCGCGACCGTGTGTTGTTACGGAATCCTCGCGGTGCTCGCCGCCCGCCGGACCAGGGTGCCGCGTCCGTGGCTGTTCGCGGGTGTGGCGCTGGCGGTGGTGCTGATCGGGATCTGCCGGATCTACCGCGGCATGCACCACCCCACCGACGTGATCGCCGGCGTGGCCTACGGCTCGGTGTGGCTCACGATCGTGGTGATGCTGCTGTTGCGGAAATCACCCCAGGCCGAGGGGTTTACTGCCCGAAAGGTCAGGTCTTAG
- the glmS gene encoding glutamine--fructose-6-phosphate transaminase (isomerizing), which yields MCGIVGYTGPRRAVDIVVEGLRRLEYRGYDSAGVAVVDNGRIGLEKKAGKLANLTSALAQPDSPVGPSDAGTAIGHTRWATHGGPTDRNAHPHLSADGSIAVIHNGIIENFAALRTELEDRGVEFRSDTDTETAAHLIAEAYWSLDASDYGHTSTDETPGRLAEAMRIVCRRLEGAFTLLVVHRDVPGVVVGARRNSPMVAGRGNGENFLASDVSAFIEYTREAVELGQDQVVEVTADGIVVTDFAGSAAEVRDYHVDWDVSAAEKGGYDYFMLKEIAEQPQAIADTLRGRLTEHGEISLDEVRLSDQDLRDIDKIFVIGCGTSYNAGLVGKYAIEHWTRIPVEVELASEFRYRDPVLDRSTLVIAISQSGETMDTIMALRHAKEQKARVLAVCNTNGSTIPRESDGVLYTHAGPEIAVASTKAFVTQIIAVYLVGLHLAQIRGIKYSDEVAAIVDQLKATPDAVAEVLTTMEPVRKLARDLSGSQQVLFLGRHVGYPVALEGALKLKELAYMHAEGFAAGELKHGPISLIDDGVPVVITVPSPRGRSILHDKIVSNIQEVRARGARTIVIAEEGDHAVEPYADHIIRVPRTTTLLAPLTTVVPLQVLACEIAAARGNDVDQPRNLAKSVTVE from the coding sequence ATGTGTGGAATCGTTGGCTACACCGGTCCGCGTCGCGCGGTCGACATCGTGGTGGAAGGCCTCCGCCGGTTGGAGTACCGGGGGTATGACTCCGCCGGTGTCGCGGTGGTCGACAACGGCCGGATCGGCCTGGAGAAGAAGGCCGGGAAGCTGGCCAACCTGACGTCGGCGCTCGCGCAGCCCGACAGCCCGGTCGGCCCGTCTGACGCGGGCACCGCGATCGGACACACCCGGTGGGCCACCCACGGTGGGCCGACGGACCGCAACGCGCACCCGCACCTCTCGGCGGACGGCAGCATCGCGGTGATCCACAACGGGATCATCGAGAACTTCGCGGCCCTGCGGACCGAGCTGGAGGACCGGGGCGTCGAGTTCCGCTCCGACACCGACACCGAGACCGCCGCCCACCTGATCGCCGAGGCCTACTGGTCGCTCGACGCCAGCGATTACGGCCACACCAGCACCGACGAGACCCCGGGCCGGCTGGCCGAGGCGATGCGTATCGTCTGCCGCCGGCTGGAGGGCGCGTTCACGCTCCTCGTCGTGCACCGGGACGTCCCGGGCGTCGTCGTGGGTGCGCGCCGCAACTCGCCGATGGTCGCGGGCCGCGGCAACGGCGAGAACTTCTTGGCGAGCGACGTCTCCGCGTTCATCGAGTACACCCGCGAGGCCGTCGAGCTCGGCCAGGACCAGGTCGTCGAGGTCACCGCGGACGGCATCGTCGTCACGGACTTCGCCGGTAGTGCCGCCGAGGTGCGGGACTACCACGTCGACTGGGACGTGTCGGCCGCCGAGAAGGGCGGCTACGACTACTTCATGCTCAAGGAGATCGCCGAGCAGCCGCAGGCGATCGCCGACACGCTGCGCGGCCGTCTGACCGAGCACGGCGAGATCTCGCTCGACGAAGTCCGCCTCAGTGACCAGGACCTGCGCGACATCGACAAGATCTTCGTGATCGGCTGCGGCACCTCGTACAACGCCGGCCTGGTCGGGAAGTACGCGATCGAGCACTGGACGCGTATCCCGGTCGAGGTCGAACTCGCCAGCGAGTTCCGCTACCGCGACCCGGTGCTCGACCGGTCGACGCTGGTCATCGCGATCAGCCAGTCCGGCGAGACGATGGACACGATCATGGCGCTGCGCCACGCCAAGGAGCAGAAGGCGCGCGTCCTCGCGGTCTGCAACACGAACGGTTCGACGATCCCGCGCGAGTCCGACGGTGTGCTCTACACGCACGCCGGGCCGGAGATCGCGGTCGCGTCGACGAAGGCGTTCGTCACTCAGATCATCGCGGTGTACCTGGTGGGTCTGCACCTCGCGCAGATCCGTGGCATCAAGTACTCCGACGAGGTCGCGGCGATCGTCGACCAGCTCAAGGCGACGCCGGACGCGGTGGCCGAGGTGCTCACCACGATGGAGCCGGTGCGGAAGCTGGCCCGTGACCTCTCCGGGTCCCAGCAGGTGCTGTTCCTCGGTCGGCACGTCGGGTACCCGGTGGCGCTCGAGGGTGCGCTCAAGCTCAAGGAGCTCGCGTACATGCACGCCGAGGGCTTCGCGGCGGGCGAGCTCAAGCACGGGCCGATCTCGCTGATCGACGACGGGGTTCCGGTCGTCATCACGGTGCCGTCGCCGCGTGGCCGCAGCATCCTGCACGACAAGATCGTGTCGAACATCCAGGAAGTGCGGGCCCGAGGCGCCCGGACGATCGTGATCGCCGAAGAGGGCGACCACGCGGTCGAGCCCTACGCCGACCACATCATCCGGGTACCCCGGACGACGACGCTGCTCGCGCCGCTGACGACGGTCGTGCCGCTGCAGGTGCTCGCGTGCGAGATCGCCGCTGCCCGCGGCAACGACGTGGACCAGCCCCGCAACCTGGCGAAGTCGGTCACCGTCGAATAG